In one window of Episyrphus balteatus chromosome 3, idEpiBalt1.1, whole genome shotgun sequence DNA:
- the LOC129915179 gene encoding uncharacterized protein LOC129915179 — MTLIPPTSSKRINLNPISENSFQHAPNNVTDNPPTSSSASLSQSPTASSQLPAALSEHAPNNVTDNPTKSISASSPTESSQLPAAFSEHQSSLSTFSYLNTHTSTTVSTQTITSTLMDYQTNSLPAPPAPDTDTSHLAASLNDRNFTSPLESGLRIVDGQRTIFISKLEPSTNALDVKNFIMSKTGTLRSTTVDKMLHRNYSKYSSFKIKVPDSMFHLLNSKSFWPNGIIVHEFQNRKQIKHSHPFPQHMTMPFLNQSSYTNY; from the coding sequence ATGACATTAATTCCACCAACTTCTTCGAAAAGAATTAATCTAAACCCTATTTCTGAGAATTCCTTTCAACACGCTCCAAACAACGTCACTGATAATCCCCCAACCTCATCTTCTGCTTCATTATCTCAATCTCCAACTGCATCGTCTCAGCTCCCAGCTGCTTTATCTGAACACGCTCCAAACAACGTCACTGATAATCCTACAAAATCAATTTCTGCTTCATCTCCGACTGAATCGTCTCAGCTTCCAGCTGCATTTTCTGAACATCAGTCCAGTCTCTCTACATTTTCGTATTTAAATACACACACTTCTACGACAGTATCAACACAAACTATTACATCTACGCTAATGGACTATCAGACTAATAGTTTGCCTGCTCCTCCAGCTCCTGACACTGACACATCCCATCTTGCAGCGTCCTTAAATGACAGAAACTTTACATCGCCTTTAGAATCTGGATTGAGAATTGTTGATGGTCAAAGAACTATATTCATCTCAAAACTTGAACCCTCGACGAATGCTCttgatgtaaaaaattttataatgtctAAAACCGGTACCTTGCGATCAACTACGGTGGATAAAATGCTCCATCGTAACTACTCAAAGTACTCTTCATTTAAGATTAAAGTTCCAGATTCTATGTTCCATCTTCTCAACTCAAAATCTTTTTGGCCAAACGGAATCATTGTTCATGAGTTTCAAAATAggaaacaaataaaacattctCACCCTTTTCCACAACATATGACAATGCCCTTCCTGAATCAAAGCAGCTACACCAACTATTGA